GCTTACACCCATGCTACTGAATGGGTAGCGCCTATATTAGCGTTCCATTTCAGTGTGATTAATGAATAAATCCATAATCAAACAACCTCCCCTCCTGAAGATAATAACTATTAGTGCTTATAACACAATGCCAGAAATATTAACAATTTATTATACAAATTCGCAAGGAACGCCAGGGTTTAGAGACATAAGAGTATCTTGTAATTTAATCCACTTTTTATTGTGTTCATCATTATCAAGATGATAACTTGGAATATTTCTAGGGCAAATCATTATTCCAATGACTTTAACCTTTTGTGTTTGAGGTAGTCCTTTGTAAATATTAACCCCTGATTTCCCGATGATAAGAATTTCATTATGTGTCCTTTGAGTTGTTGAACATAAAATCTCCGTTGGTGAGGTTATTTGATTGTACCCTCCTTCCACCCGAGGCAAACGGTCACCATTTGATTTTAGTTTTCGTTCTCCACTGCTGATGTGCTCAAACAATGCAGCTGAATTTATTACTTTTCCCACCGGGCTTGCATTTTCACGACCAGCATGATTTGGGAAATATACATCTTTGGAAAATGTGCCAATTATATTCTGACAGGGGACATATAGGACAAAAGCTATCTCATAAAACATTTGAGTATCTCTCGTGAAACTACTTCTAACTCCGTTTGGTGGTACTTTTGGTATCTTATTTAAGTCAATGAGCGATGTAGAAATAACATCCCATGTATTTAGTACATCTTCAGCACGTTGCCTGAACAAGGGGCCATCAAAGCGTGAAGAGGCGGGGATTGTATGGACCAGATGAACACGATGTGGTAAATTTTCACTACGCCATTTGTCAAGCATATGCTTTATGTTTTCTTCACTTTGTGTAAGAAACATATGATCGTTAGATTTTGGCGATTTTTTACTATTTTTCATTAATGCACATTCCTTTAAAAAATTAAATTAATAATTAAATTGAATTACAGAAAAAACATAAACCAAAGAGCAATGGTAATACAAGATTAATTATAAATATCTTTGTAATTACACTAACTAAAAACATAAATTAAATCTATCACAATGATTGCAACTAGATTTTATTTGTTAAGGTCAGCCATGCGAAAATACGTTACATACTATTCACTGATATTATCAGTGATAGAATAAACATATTAAATTCATATCAATTACCTTGGCTTCAGTCCATAAGCATAGGTGTGGTACTTTAGCTTCAACTGTTATGTAGGATTTCTTTAATTTTTTATCATTTTCAGCTATTGTCTACTAATGGTCAACATCCATTTGTAGACATGGCATTTCACACAAATTTCTCCTATTATATTAATTGATATTGATCAGTGCGTTTTTAATAGAGACTCCCAGTCTATCAGCTAACAATAACAGCTCTTTAAAGATGAAAAAGAAACTTGATGAGAGTTTTTTTATCTTTGGCGCAAAACCGTTCGAATCGCTTAAGCAGTTAATTGAAGTTTGTCGCCCATATGGTAAATGTGTTGATAGGATCCTACCCACGTAATGTGGACACGGCCCTAAGCGAGGTTCTGGTTTTCAAATTGTTCGGGACTGAGACCGCCACAGGTACTGTGGCGGCGCCACCGATTGTAATCACACTCGATATAATTAAACACCGTCGTCCGCATGATTTCCCGGCTGATAAATCGTTGCCCGTGGATATCCAAGTCTAGTAGCATCACATCTCTCCATTAATCATCATTACAGGGCCTGATATTACCATTTGCATGCCTTCATCGTAAGCGTATGCCGAGAACCGTATTGACGAAGATAAGTTATTCAGCGGGCAGGACTGCGCGCCATGGCAACAGTTCACCAACCCGGTTTACCGGCCAGTCAGCTATAACATCAAGCACATGGTGAAGGTAACGTTCCGGATCGATTCCGTTCAGTTTGCACGTCCCTATCAGGCTGTACAGCAACGCTCCGCGCTCACCACCATGGTCAGAGCCGAAGAACAGGTAGTTTTTACGACCCAGACTGACCATCCGCAGAGCATTCTCCGCGATGTTGTTATCCGCTTCAGCCCAGCCGTCGTCTGCGTAGTACGTCAACGCTTGCCACTGGTTCAGTGCATAGGTGAACGCCTTTGCCAGTTCTGAGTGTCGGGACAGGGTTTTCACCTTTTCACGCAGCCAGTTTTCCAGTGATTTAAGAAGCGCTTTCGTTTTCAACTGGCGTTCGGCAAGCCGCTGTTCTGCTGGCATTCCCCTGATATCCGCTTCGATGGCATACAACTCGCCGATCCGTTTCAGTGCTTCATCTGTGAGCGCTGAGGGAGTGCGAACGTGAACATCATGGATTTTACGCCGGGCATGGGCCCAGCAGGCTGCTTCCTTTATATGACCTTCCCGGTAGAGTTCATTGAAGCCTGCATAGGCATCCGCCTGCAGCACACCGCTGAAGCCGGCAAGATGGGCCTGCGGGTGGATGCCTTTTCTGTCCGGGCTGTACACGAACCACACCGCCGGGGCCAGCGAAGAACCCGCGTTACGGTCGTCGCGAACGTACGTCCATAAGCGCCCGGTCTTCGTTTTTTTGTTGCCCGGCAGCAGGACCGGGACCGGCGTATCATCAGCATGAAGTTTGCCATCGGTCAGTACATAGTGCTGAAGGGCTTCGTCCAGTGGTGACAGCAGGCGACAACACGCATCCACCCAACCCGACAGTACAGAACGGCTCAACATCACACCCTGGCGGGCATAGATCTCCGACTGGTGATACAACGGTGTGTGTTCCGCATACTTTGACGCCAGTACACGGGCCAGCAGTCCCGGTCCGGCGATACCCCGCTCGATGGGCCGTGAAGGCGCCGGAGCCTGAACGATACGGTCGCACTTCGTGCAGGCGTGTTTTTCGCGCACTGTGCGGATAACCCGGAAGGCGCTGCGCATCAGCTCCAGTTGTTCGGCTGTATCCTCACCAAGGTAGCTCAGCGCCCCCCCCACAGTCCTGGCAACAGGGCTCTGCCGGTAGCAGGCGCTTTTCATCACGGGGGAGTGATTCCGGGAAGGGTTTACGTGTGCGGGTCTGGCGCAGAGGGCGCTGTACCGCCGGGTCATCCACCCGGCCGGTAAGGGTATCGCTTTCCTGCTGAAGCCGGTTCAGGTCGGCTTCCATCTGTGCGATACGGCGGGATATTTTTTCGGAGCGGCTACCGAAGTTCATCCGGCGGAGCTTATCCAGCTGTGCCTGCAGCTTGTCGATTTCGCGTTCACGGTCCGCCAGCTTTTCGAGCAGGACACGGTTCAGCGCTTCCTGTTCGGCAAGAAGACGTTTCAGTTCATCGATGTCATCGGGAAGCGGGCTGTTCATCCGGGGTATTTTACCAGGCTCATTCGCCCACGACCAGGATAAAGAGGTTTACAGCATAGTCAGGGATGTCAGCAGTCTTTTAGGCTGCCGCCAGTCGATGCCCTCGAGGAGCATCGCCAGCTGTGCCGGGGTGAGGAAGACTTTGCCGTCGCGGGCCGATGGCCAGGCGAAGCGCCCGCGCTCCAGCCGTTTCGTCAACAGGCATAGCCCGTCGCCAGTTGACCAGAGGAGTTTCACCTGACTGCCACTTCGGCCGCGGAAGATAAAAACGTGACCCGACATCGGATCGTCTTTCAGCGCGGTCTGCACCTTTGCGGCCAGCCCGTTGAAGCCGTTTCTCATGTCGGTGATGCCGGCGACCAGCCAGATTTTCGTGCCTGACGGTAGCGGGATCACTGTTTTAGCTCCCGTATCAACATTGTCAGCAGGCTTTCGCTGATGGCACCGTTCAGGCGGAGCGTCCCGTGCCGGAAGGTTATTTCACAGGTGACGCTGAGTGTTTCAGGTTCATGCGCTTCCTATGGAGGCTGAACAACGGGAGCAGTATCAGCATTGAGTGTTACAGGGATCAGCACTGGCATGTTGGTATCAGAGTGTTGAGGCGCGCGAAGCTTTCCCTCACGCCAGTATTGACGCCATTTGAACAACAGATTGTCGTTAATTCCCTGCTCACGAGCGAGTTGTGCGACTGATACACCGGGTTTGTATGAGAGTTCGACCATTTTGATTTTGAACTCAACGGGATAGTTGGGGTGTTTTTTACGAACAGAAGTTAATGAATTCATGGATAGCGTCCACCATATTTGGTGTCCACTATGTTGTCAGAAATGTCAGGTTCTGCCAGACGGTGCTGGAACGACGCTTACCCTTCATCCCTCTAATCCCCCTAACACTAAAACCCCGTGCTCGTCCCGGCCCCCTGCAAATACCTCACCTACCCCAACTTACACAATGTGCCCTGGACAAGCCGCCCCGCGTATTTCGGGGACACAGGGGGGAAATAAAAGAAAACAAAAGGTTACGTCTGTCATACCGGCTCCGATCGGTAAATCAGGCGAAGCCTGACAGCTCGTAATGGCTTAGCAGGGTCTATAGGGATGAAGGCATGCAATTCAATATTCATTCTCGCTCCTCACTGACCTTGTTTCCGGCTGCGGCCGTTTTAATTTCATCGCCCGATCACCAGTTCTGCGGATAGCATGGCCAGCTCAGCCACATGTCATAAACCCGGGTTTCAGAACCGACCATCGCGTAGATGCCCTTACCCGGGTACCGGGCTGGCCGGAAGAGGAGCTGGACGAGTTGCTGCGCCGCTGCCGGGGTTCGCCTTCGGCGGCGAAGGAGCCTGACAGAAAGCGACCGATATCCGCACTAAGGACTTGCATCCCTGACAACGTTAATAGCGACAACCTGCGTCCCACGTAGCTTTAGAGCCACAATACAACTGACTCAGTTCCTGCGACCAGCCTCATCGGACCTGTCAATATGAGTTCACCGGAACGTTACCCATCCGCAGGACATAGATATGTTATATCGCAAGATACCCAGCAAAAAGCAGCAAGGATTATTTTAGTTCCGGAGGAATATTTTCTTTAAGAAGATTGATTAAGCGCAGGAAATTTTCATTACTTAGAGCACTTTTGTTGTAACTCATATAGAAGTTGATGGGTTCAATGGGGATCTCATATTTTAGAGATTTGAGGTTAAAGCATTCACCAAATTTCTTGAAAAAGCTTTCGCTTACAAAACTGACACACTCGGTCGTTTCGGTCACAGCAGCATTAACTTCAACGGAACTGCTGCTGAAAAAAATGTGACGCCCACTTTCATAGTCCTGAACAATATCTTGAGCATGTTTGAGTCCTTGGGTATTAATATTGATATAAGTAAACTTCTCCCGGCGGATGTCTTCTTGAGTTAACTCCTTGTCAAGGCGCGGGTGATCCTTATTACAAACAACAACGATATTTTCCCGCATGTAAAGGACCGTTACGGTAGAATTACCATAATGAGGTTTCGTATCAAAAATCAGATCCGCTTTACGATAGTTTAGAATGTCTTCCGACTCATTCAGTGAGACATTTGCGCTGATATGAGTCAATTCATAAGGTAATTTCAATTTATGAATTAATGCGCATATTTTAGGTAGAACGATCTGTGCAGTATACGGTAATGAGTAAACGGTGAATTTATTTCTAGTGTTAATATTCGATGTGTTAACCAGGCTATTAACAAGCCAACCAAGCTCATTACTGATTTTTTCATGTAAATGAATAGCAACCGTAGTAGGAACTAGCCCCTGTCCCTTACGTATGAAAAGTGGATCGGAAAAATAAGTGCGCAGTTTATTAAGAGACTGACTAATCGATGAAGGGCTAGATTCTAGTTTATCTGCAGCGATGGATACACTACTGTAGATAAAAATAGTCTCAAAGATGAACAGTAAATTAAAATCGAAAGAATTTATCTTTTCGAAATTGTTAATAATAGAATCATAAATCATTTCTGCGTTTCCCGCCGTTTGGTTTTTGGTCGTCAGGACATAACTGGCCAATTATTCTAAATCGTTAGGTTGTTTAGGTTTCATACTCATAGCATATCATCGCTTTCTCCCGATGACAGGGGCAATGTTACGTCGTCAACTAATGGTGCATAGTAAGCATCCGGTGAACTCATCTTCACAGACATTTTCAGTCGGTTAGCATTGCCGGCATCAGTTAACCGTATCTACCGGAGTCAATCGATGCCAAAAAACGCTGGTCCATTGAAGAGAAAAAACAGCACGTCGAAAACTGGCGTGCCAGCGGCCTTACCCGTCAGCAATTTTACGAACTGCACGCCATTTCTTTTAATTCCATGCGCGAATGGCCGCAGGATGTCGCGAAAGCTGAACGCAGGGAAAATGAGTCAGGACTGCTTCCCGTGCACATCTCCACTCAATCTCCTGCTGCAAACACACCGCAGGTGGTGAACGAACCTGTCATGCTGTTTTTGCCCGGGGACACTCGCATGAGCTGCCACTCCACTCAGCTCACTGATGTCTTCAGGGTGCTCAAACATGCTAACGCCTGAAAATGTCTTTCTCGCCGTGAAACCCGTGGATATGCGACGTGGCATCGATACACTGACGCAGTATGTTCAGGATGAGCTCAAATCATCGTGGCACGAAGGTGCCGCCTTCATCTTCACCAACAAAGCCCGCTCCCGATGCAAAGTGCTGCGCTGGGATAAGCACGGGGTCTGGTTGTGTGTCCGTCGTCTGCACAAAGGTCACTTCCGCTGGCCACGGGCAAACGACACTTACGGTTTTGCAATCAAAGTCTCTTTGAACACGATTCATAGTTACTCTTATCAAAATTGAATTAAAGGTATGCGTTGTGAAGATAAAATGATAAAGCTAAAAAAGTGATAATCATTCCCTTTTGGCGAAGCTATTTCGTATTAAAACCGCTACAAGGCATAACTGAGTCTTTATTCATTATAATCTTTTATATCCCTTCGATGCGCGTCCACTATTGGACTATCACTGATAATGATTTATTAGTTACACTACTTCAATAGAAGTCCAATAATGGATTTTCATTGACGGTTTCATCATTGCTGGCATGTGTTAAAGTTAAAGTTAAAGTTAAAGTTAAGTTGTGTATATCCCCTGGGAAACGACAGGTTGCTATTCGTATGGTTCTGGAAAATCAGGGCAAGTACAACTAGTGGCAGTTGCTGAGAAAGGTTCACCATTTTATGCAAACCGTCAGTCCATTCCCGGGAGGTAAACATGTTCAGGCAAAAGTGTAGCGGTATTAGGTGCAGCTATTTAAATAGTTTAATCACGTTGCTTTTAACCATCCAAATCAATTTCATCATATGAAATCGGTGATGCCTCCGATTAGTTGAACATGTATTTTTCAATAAAAGCGCCGATGACCTTTTCGTGGAGTTCGAAAGAGCGCGAAAAACAAATTGTCTTGCGAGCCACCCGTTTGATTCGGGTACGCAGCGTCAGGTTGTTTCGTTCAATGCGCTGAGTAAAGATTTTGCTAGTCAGATGCTTATCCTTCGGAACTTCTCTGCCATAACTGCCCCAGTCATCGCTGGTAAACATACCGACAGTAAAGGGAGCCAGTAACGCCAGTAGCTCCCGGCAGGTTTCATCGGTTCGCGGGCCAAATGTATAAGCCAGAACGCCGCCATTTTTCGTGTTATAGCCATACCATAACCAGTGTTGCCGGGCTTTACTGCCGACAAAGCTCCATTGTTCATCCAGTTCGCAGATGAGCGCTATATCGGCATGAGCAACCGGAGAGGTGGTTACCCGACGCGGCGAGAGTTTTTTAAAGCCAGGATGACCGTATTGATACCAATTTTCAGCGTCCTGGCGGTATCACGGACACCGGAACCATTAAAGGCCATATCGACGATTTTGTTCTGTACGCCGGGCTTACGGGCTTCATAGATAAAAGAAAGCTGAAAACGCGACGACATGATTTGCAGAGAAATCTCTGATGCCCTGACGGGGTGCGCCCGTAGCGGCAGACCTCATCAGACTTGCAGTGAGGGCAATGTGAT
This genomic stretch from Buttiauxella agrestis harbors:
- the tnpB gene encoding IS66 family insertion sequence element accessory protein TnpB (TnpB, as the term is used for proteins encoded by IS66 family insertion elements, is considered an accessory protein, since TnpC, encoded by a neighboring gene, is a DDE family transposase.) — protein: MIPLPSGTKIWLVAGITDMRNGFNGLAAKVQTALKDDPMSGHVFIFRGRSGSQVKLLWSTGDGLCLLTKRLERGRFAWPSARDGKVFLTPAQLAMLLEGIDWRQPKRLLTSLTML
- a CDS encoding transposase, which codes for MNSLTSVRKKHPNYPVEFKIKMVELSYKPGVSVAQLAREQGINDNLLFKWRQYWREGKLRAPQHSDTNMPVLIPVTLNADTAPVVQPP
- a CDS encoding LysR substrate-binding domain-containing protein; this encodes MIYDSIINNFEKINSFDFNLLFIFETIFIYSSVSIAADKLESSPSSISQSLNKLRTYFSDPLFIRKGQGLVPTTVAIHLHEKISNELGWLVNSLVNTSNINTRNKFTVYSLPYTAQIVLPKICALIHKLKLPYELTHISANVSLNESEDILNYRKADLIFDTKPHYGNSTVTVLYMRENIVVVCNKDHPRLDKELTQEDIRREKFTYININTQGLKHAQDIVQDYESGRHIFFSSSSVEVNAAVTETTECVSFVSESFFKKFGECFNLKSLKYEIPIEPINFYMSYNKSALSNENFLRLINLLKENIPPELK
- the tnpA gene encoding IS66 family insertion sequence element accessory protein TnpA; its protein translation is MEEKKQHVENWRASGLTRQQFYELHAISFNSMREWPQDVAKAERRENESGLLPVHISTQSPAANTPQVVNEPVMLFLPGDTRMSCHSTQLTDVFRVLKHANA